In the genome of Oscarella lobularis chromosome 1, ooOscLobu1.1, whole genome shotgun sequence, one region contains:
- the LOC136195468 gene encoding uncharacterized protein, whose amino-acid sequence MAMSTSSVDESAFPDSRIPLKQGYIRKLPPLHKAKKVHENAFRKRFLVLWTDSFDYYTDSSRRTRKKGIKLTDCQQIDSSFRHKLIGETDHAFAVITAKRTFLFFVDNEQEKASWCQQLERAIKHAKDPVYAEIGGISDIPPALRKTRSLTSLAVSEFSSVTAVIQQKHHAVKSAGEERGSLTDLPSQRQSLDTNRDRHAASRRTVAGGIRGDRDSGLSVESTSSRRHTSLLLDPVARRSDLIKPISGGSIAAGNANTTLWLTPNAVKEPRLCSLSVYVDSGLMPVVDENERVLSPVVYIDTDDRPLEGPGFLYLPHCGSVGDGWTLKAMTCGIDERHIPLDWNCHGQQSASQGQAMISVLDSGWYCLVGQEAMAKNQRTLRRRQVVGEAKLNVRVVVFGRRVIPTGTRWSVVVVALADSDDLFAKVKRQYVAMQLLGDARGIPVGKSSAVAVNVVDPNGVWESTGSIKLRGSTPSKPLWDALESFDSKQVFKFTLQMREDVEAESFSVGCEIRIVDLESEKSENELFSCRHEVTDRTLWNVIEIDRPLAEGSPKRNKRLSWIV is encoded by the exons ATGGccatgtcgacgtcgtcggttgACGAATCCGCGTTTCCTGATTCGCGAATTCCTCTTAAACAGGGCTACATCCGGAAACTTCCTCCTCTCCACAAAGCAAAAAAAGTTCACGAAAAC GCCTTCCGCAAGCgctttctcgttctctggACAGACAGCTTCGACTACTACACGgactcgtcgcgtcgaacgcgaaaaaaagggATAAAGCTGACCGATTGCCAGCAAATCGACTCCTCATTCAGGCACAAGCTGATAGGTGAAACAGACCATGCGTTCGCAGTTATCACTGCCAAACGCACTTTCCTGTTTTTCGTTGACAACGAACAAGAAAAGGCGTCTTGGTGCCAGCAATTAGAAAGGGCCATCAAAC ACGCAAAGGATCCCGTTTACGCAGAAATCGGCGGAATTAGCGATATCCCTCCCGCCCTCCGAAAAACCCgctctttgacgtcgttggcgGTTTCCGAATTCAGCTCGGTGACCGCGGTCATTCAGCAAAAGCATCACGCCGTCAAGAGTGCAGGCGAAGAACGAGGCTCACTGACAGATCTACCGAGCCAACGCCAATCACTCGACACGAATCGCGACCGCCATGCCGCCTCTAGAAGAACGGTGGCAGGCGGCATTCGCGGGGACAGAGATTCCGGTCTATCGGTCGAGTCGACTTCCAGTCGCCGTCACACGTCGCTCCTTCTGGATCCggtcgctcgtcgatccgACCTGATAAAACCAATTAGCGGAGGCAGCATAGCCGCCGGCAATGCAAACACGACGCTTTGGCTCACGCCTAACGCCGTCAAGGAGCCGCGTCTTTGTTCGTTGAGTGTTTACGTCGACTCGGGTCTCAtgcccgtcgtcgacgaaaacgaacgcgTTCTCAGTCCCGTCGTCTACATCGACACGGACGATCGACCGCTTGAGGGACCCGGCTTTCTCTACCTGCCCCACTGCGGttccgtcggcgacggaTGGACACTGAAAGCGATGACGTGCGGGATCGACGAGCGGCACATTCCTCTAGATTGGAACTGTCACGGGCAGCAATCGGCGTCGCAAGGACAGGCGATGATATCGGTGTTGGACAGCGGATGGTACTGCCTTGTCGGTCAAGAAGCGATGGCTAAAAATCAACGTactctgcgacgacgacaagttGTCGGCGAAGCGAAACTCAACGTGCGAGTCGTCGTGTTCGGACGTCGGGTTATTCCGACGGGCACGCGCTggagcgtcgtcgttgtagCGCTTGCCGATTCCGACGACTTGTTTGCGAAAGTGAAACGGCAGTACGTAGCCATGCAGCTGCTCGGCGATGCAAGGGGAATCCCAGTGGGTAAGTCAAGCGCTGTGGCGGTGAATGTCGTCGATCCGAACGGTGTCTGGGAGTCGACGGGTTCGATCAAACTCAGAGGCAGCACTCCGTCCAAACCGTTGTGGGACGCGCTCGAATCGTTCGATTCGAAGCAGGTGTTCAAGTTCACGCTGCAGATGCGGGAGGACGTCGAAGCGGAGTCGTTTTCCGTAGGATGCGAAATTCGAATTGTCGATCTCGAATCGGAGAAAAGCGAGAACGAGCTGTTCTCGTGTCGACACGAAGTGACGGACAGAACTCTTTGGAACGTtatcgaaatcgatcgaccTTTGGCGGAAGGAAGTCCGAAAAGAAATAAGCGACTTTCTTGGATTGTTTAG
- the LOC136195510 gene encoding small ribosomal subunit protein eS1-like, with the protein MAVGKNKRLTKGKKGSKKKIVDPFSKKDWYDVKAPSMFNQRNVGKTLVTRTQGTKIASDGLKGRVFEVAQADLQNDEVPFRKFRLVVEDVQGRFCLTNFHGMLFTTDKLKSLVKKWQTLIETHVDVRTTDGYLLRVFVIGFTKKRPNQVKKTCYAQSSQCRQIRRRMTEIVQREISNSDIREVVNKLIPDSIGKDIEKSCHSIHPLHDVFVRKVKVLRKPKFELGRLMLLHGEGGGSSSAAPTSDEAGEAGAKVERPEGYEPPIQDSV; encoded by the exons ATGGCCGTCGGTAAGAACAAGCGCCTTACGAAAGGCAAGAAAggatcgaagaagaagat AGTCGATCCCTTCTCGAAGAAAGACTGGTACGACGTGAAGGCACCGTCTATGTTCAACCAACGCAACGTTGGCAAGACTCTCGTAACGCGAACACAAGGCACAA AAATCGCCTCTGACGGCCTAAAGGGTCGCGTATTCGAAGTAGCGCAGGCCGACCTCcaaaacgacgaagtgccGTTTCGCAAAtttcggctcgtcgtcgaagacgtgcAAGGACGCTTCTGCCTGACGAACTTTCACGGCATGCTCTTCACAACGGACAAGTTGAAATCCCTAGTGAAAAAGTGGCAG ACCTTGATCGAGACGCACGTTGACGTGCGAACGACCGACGGCTATCTGTTGCGCGTTTTCGTGATCGGTTTCACGAAAAAACGTCCGAATCAGGTGAAGAAGACGTGCTACGCCCAGTCGTCGCAGTGCCGGCagattcgtcgacgcatgACCGAAATTGTGCAGCGAGAAATATCAAATTCCGACATACGAGAAGTTGTCAATAAATT GATTCCGGATAGTATTGGAAAAGATATTGAAAAATCGTGTCATTCGATTCATCCCTTGCACGATGTGTTCGTTCGAAAGGTGAAGGTGTTGAGAAAACCAAAATTCGAGT TGGGTAGGTTAATGCTTTTGCATGGAGAAGGCGGAGGCAGCAGCAGTGCGGCCCCAACAAGTGACGAAGCTGGTGAAGCTGGGGCCAAGGTGGAAAGGCCTGAAGGATATGAACCACCTATTCAAGACTCTGTTTGA
- the LOC136195490 gene encoding uncharacterized protein, whose amino-acid sequence MSSDETLPDSETSLTESFFPIKEGYIRKLPPLSKNPSHKDFRLRYLVLLAAPLRLEYYTDKTRKHRRGVIHLGEGDTLIRSYHEHPVGTNENAFALDHLDSKRLYVFATESDEEAFSWYMNIKSSMGGFPRVTRRPSLKLCRSRSLPPIPENPPHDYYPGRNSVTSLADYNKDSEPFNSFDSGLGTDSTESLLVKPECSNESDIDCLRGGMISAGSACVFVPPNSVRHRCIAHVRLYLSSLLMPQLKYDERILAPIVSFHVTGKDRLNLTGPSFLYAPNFAHWHDGPGCEWKIRVMTSESKPNEIPEDWKVHSYIRRGEASSAIAINPDTHWIALCGEAESGSLIRARLLVFGQRSVRAGTAWDVVVKVCLNCDEIARRIKMEMKREGKEVLKELPNVPVERNACVEISAFDPEQKWVARAGSFCTNPFWGNNDMENLENETYAKFKFQISPDVDLSSLTKFSMVCEMRVGMINSKPDQKELRAIVEVHTPRLMRLQSSQSFCDKISSFI is encoded by the exons ATGAGCTCCGACGAGACTTTGCCGGACAGCGAAACGTCGTTGACGGAAAGCTTTTTTCCTATCAAAGAAGGCTACATAAGGAAGCTGCCACCGCTTTCGAAAAATCCCTCTCACAAA GATTTTCGCTTGAGATACCTCGTCTTGCTTGCCGCACCGCTGCGACTCGAATACTACACTGATAAGACGCGCAAGCATCGTCGAGGAGTGATTCATCTGGGCGAAGGAGATACCCTTATACGGTCGTACCATGAGCATCCTGTTGGCACAAATGAGAACGCATTTGCATTGGATCACCTGGATTCGAAGCGCCTTTACGTTTTCGCTAccgagagcgacgaggaagCTTTCTCTTGGTACATGAACATTAAATCAA GCATGGGCGGTTTCCCTCGAGTCACCCGACGGCCTTCGCTCAAACTCTGTCGATCACGATCACTGCCGCCTATTCCCGAAAATCCGCCTCATGACTACTACCCTGGGAGAAACAGTGTAACATCACTGGCCGACTACAACAAAGACTCAGAGCCGTTCAACTCTTTTGATTCCGGCTTGGGGACAGACTCAACAGAGTCGCTCTTGGTAAAGCCAGAATGTTCAAATGAATCCGACATTGATTGCTTGCGCGGCGGAATGATTAGCGCGGGTAGCGCATGCGTTTTTGTGCCGCCGAATTCGGTGCGTCATCGCTGCATCGCTCACGTTCGCCTGTATCTCAGTTCGTTGCTGATGCCGCAGCTCAAATACGACGAACGCATACTCGCTCCGATCGTCTCATTTCACGTGACCGGAAAAGATCGGCTGAATCTTACGGGACCCTCGTTTCTTTACGCGCCCAATTTCGCTCACTGGCATGACGGTCCCGGCTGCGAATGGAAGATACGGGTCATGACGAGCGAGTCAAAACCGAATGAAATTCCGGAAGATTGGAAAGTGCACTCATACATTCGTCGTGGCGAAGCGTcgagcgcgatcgcgatcaaTCCCGACACGCATTGGATCGCGCTGTGCGGAGAAGCGGAGTCGGGCTCGCTCATTCGTGCGCGCCTCCTCGTTTTCGGGCAGCGCAGCGTGAGAGCGGGCACCGCCTgggacgtcgtcgtgaaagTGTGCCTCAAttgcgacgaaatcgcccGTCGCATCAAAATGGAAATGAAACGCGAGGGAAAAGAGGTTCTGAAGGAGTTGCCCAACGTGCCGGTGGAACGAAATGCCTGCGTCGAGATATCGGCTTTCGATCCGGAGCAGAAGTGGGTTGCGCGGGCGGGTTCGTTCTGCACGAATCCCTTTTGGGGCAATAACGACATGGAAAATTTGGAAAATGAAACGTACGCCAAGTTCAAATTTCAAATCAGTCCTGACGTTGACCTCAGTTCGTTGACGAAATTTTCGATGGTGTGTGAAATGAGAGTTGGCATGATCAATTCGAAGCCTGATCAGAAAGAGTTGCGGGCCATTGTTGAAGTTCATACTCCCAGGCTGATGAGACTTCAATCCAGCCAATCATTTTGTGACAAAATTAGCAGTTTTATTTGA